The region GTCTATTATAGTATTGTCATATGACATGGTCCTAGACTCTTTTCATGTGGAATCATAAAGCCTATTTTATATACCAGCATATCAAGTTGATAACACGCTCAGTGGTCACCTCTGAACCAGTCATTTTATAACCAGCGGCGTTGTACTATCACGTGCTAGATAACGATATTGATTTATATGCTGCGTGAATAGTGTTAGAATATCACTTGATTATTGCTTGTCACCGTCGAAACACCCAGTTGTGGTAATTTTTGTTCCTTTCTTCTCTTAGCAAATTGATAACATGTCTGAGGCACGTGTACAGAAGCCTGCTCCTGTCTTCGAAGCAACTGCAGTATCTGAAAATGGAGAATTTGTCACTGTGAAATTGAGCGACTACAAGGGAAAAtatctagttttatttttttacccACTAGATTTGTAAgtaaaaatgtttgaattttttactaAGTCAGTAAATGAATTGACAATGTTGATTAAAGAGCTGTCTTTTGGATTATTTTAGCACGTTTGTGTGTCCGACTGAGATAACTGCATTTAGTGATCGTGTCGAGGAATTCCGAAGTATTAATTGTGAAGTCTTGGCATGCTCAGTTGATAGCGAATTCAGTCATTTAACATGGTAAGTCCATAGTCCATGGAATTGATATACAGATGTTGCTTATTTGGTAGTTCATGTTTAATATAATGAAATCATGGAAATATCCGTGATATCGCTGTTGCTGttatatttctattcaaatgttttaattaattcaattactGTTAATTTGCGTAGTATCTAATAATTATAGCTAATCTACTGAATAAATCTAGGATATTATAGACATTTAGGTTACCGACTATTAAGTAAACGGTAGGgcctatatttttttttcatgtgtaACAGATCGTAATTATAATTGTATCGATTTGATGAATAATATCATGATTTTGTCTAGGATAAATACCCCAAGAAAGAAGGGAGGTTTGGGAACGATGAAGATGCCTGTTTTGTCCGATTTAACTAAAGATATTTCCCGAAGATATGGTGTACTTCTCGAAGAACAGGGTGTTGCCCTACGGTAAGTGATGTTTCCTTTACTAATGAATCTCTCAAAACTGCTATCAATGATTACTTTACCGTAAAACTACCCTTTAGACCTACTCTATTTTTGTACATTCGTTATTGAATTGATGTGTAATTCTAAAATTCTTATTTCAGTGGTTTGTtcatcatcgatgataaaggTATTTTAAGACAGATGACTGTTAATGATTTACCAGTCGGTCGCTCTGTCGATGAGACTTTACGCCTTGTACAAGCATTCCAGTTCACTGACAAACATGGAGAAGGTAGATACATAATTATCTCATTGATTTATCACTACTGTACATATCTGATCAATAGTATTGAAGCAGTGATTACGGAAATACGTTATCTTTCTCTTTCAGTTTGTCCTGCTGGATGGAAACCCGGCGCAGATACTATCAATCCTAGCCCTAAAGAAAGTCAAGCTTTCTTTTCCAAGCAGTAAATCAGATTTGAAGCCTACGatcaaaataatttaaacataaaTGTTGTTTCACATGTCATAATTTTATGTTTGATGTTTTATAAGGTCAATTGTAATTACTGAATAAGACTAATCATGTACCCGGTtatatcaattattcaatGATTCCATTAAGCTCACAGTAGCTATGTACTTTTTTGATACAAGCCTGTATTCTGTCCCTTTTCTTTATGTGTTGAATGTGCTACTAGAATAAAggataaaaaatactaatttACGCGTTTATGATTACTTATTGATTCGATAGCATAGTTGCCAAATATCTCCTCAATAGCTTTAGTTGATGAGAATTCTCACATATCTGAATGGACTCATAAAGGATCTGCTGGATGTTTATCATATGGCCCGATATCATATACACCGGAACAAACCATTGAAATTCTGCTACTCTTTCTGCTAGAAATGTATTAACCCGATTCGGGTAAAGCGTCCACATACTGTGCAGTGTACTGAGCCTAACCCTGATGAGGAGGAGATATCCTTATCTGAATACATTCGAGTCAAGTTTTTTTAGTTGACATTCAATATTTCTTTTAAGCTTGAGGAATAAGCCTAATAGGATTACGTTACTAAATTCTGAATGTGTaggtattcatattttgtgtaaGGCAGACTTGGCAGCTGCAACGTTCAATAATAAGTGATAGATATGAAATGAGACAACAGCAGGTGCAACATATTCGAAAATAGCCTTTTCATGTTAGGGTAGACAAGACTTAGGATACATAAATCATAACCTAATTTTCATTATGGAACATGTGGTTACCTTTCAGTACAATCTGTCACTCATTTCCAACTACTGATAGGACTATTATTGAAGTACCAGTATAAAACAATCCATGTACACGTATGGTTTACATTTGAAGGAACAATACTTTCTTTTTCCAGTTCCTAGAGGCAGACCAAAGAATTCTGCAGATTTTGAACTCTGGATTGTTGTTTAAAGGCCACAGCTGTTGCACCACTTATGAACGCTATCTTGCATGGGTTTAGCCTTAGTCCATCATAAGAAATAACCTTTTGAAAATCCCCTCAAAGAAACAAGTCGCACaagattttcaaagttttctgccatttattttcaac is a window of Tubulanus polymorphus chromosome 2, tnTubPoly1.2, whole genome shotgun sequence DNA encoding:
- the LOC141900719 gene encoding peroxiredoxin-like isoform X1, coding for MSSSQVRNSKSDSSARPTKPTVGSKKTASASGKGANSSRSVQKGKPSSKSDLKIDENSLRDNNSVVHTQCCEHCPGKSQNTINAQIDNMSEARVQKPAPVFEATAVSENGEFVTVKLSDYKGKYLVLFFYPLDFTFVCPTEITAFSDRVEEFRSINCEVLACSVDSEFSHLTWINTPRKKGGLGTMKMPVLSDLTKDISRRYGVLLEEQGVALRGLFIIDDKGILRQMTVNDLPVGRSVDETLRLVQAFQFTDKHGEVCPAGWKPGADTINPSPKESQAFFSKQ
- the LOC141900719 gene encoding peroxiredoxin-1-like isoform X2; protein product: MSEARVQKPAPVFEATAVSENGEFVTVKLSDYKGKYLVLFFYPLDFTFVCPTEITAFSDRVEEFRSINCEVLACSVDSEFSHLTWINTPRKKGGLGTMKMPVLSDLTKDISRRYGVLLEEQGVALRGLFIIDDKGILRQMTVNDLPVGRSVDETLRLVQAFQFTDKHGEVCPAGWKPGADTINPSPKESQAFFSKQ